CCTTATGGGACGAATTCTTTTGTGAGCGATATTTCAGTTTTGCTTTTCGATAAACCGCTCACGCTCGCGAGGAAGCGCTCCGGCTCTTCGATGTGCAACGTGTGGCCGCAATGTTCGAAGAGTTCGAGGCTCGATTGCGGGCACAGCTCAACCATCTGCTTGCCGATCTCCACGTACTTCGCATCTTTCTCGCCGACGCAGAAGAGCATCGGCAAGAGGTTGCCCGGCAGTTCGTCCCAGAACGATGGCTGGTTGCCCGTGCCGAGCAGGCGCAACGCGCAGGCGAGATTTTCCGGCGAACCCTGCTTGCGCTGTGCCTCGACTTCGTGGAAGAGATCGTGGCTTTTCAGCGTCGCGAAGAGCGGCTGGTCGTACCAGAACTGGATGAACCCCTCAAAATTCCGCTCGATCTTGCGGGCGATTCCCTCGTCGCTCTTCCGCCGCGCCGCATGCTCCTCCTCCGTGCGCAAGCCCGGCGACGACGACACGATCACCGCCTTCGAGAACAGCTCCGGATAACGCAATGTCAGCGCCAGCCCGATCCGCCCGCCCATCGAATAGCCAACCAGCACGCATGGCCCAGCGCTCAACTGCCGAATCTCACCCGCCAGCGCTTCGACCGTTTGCATGAAAAAAAGCTCCGGATCGCCATCCGCCGGAATTCCCGTTTCGCCATGCCCCGGCAGATCGACAAGGATGCTGCAAAAGCGATCCTCAAGTTTCCGGGCAAAGGAAAGCCAGTCGCTTCCCGAACCGAGGAATCCGTGCAGGAACACGATTTTTGGAAGTGACGGGTTGCCGACGGTGGTGAGGTGCAGGGGGATGTTTGGCATTGCTGAGGCGATTGTTTCGAGGCTTCGGCTTTCAGAGCAATATAGGACAAAGACAAAAAGGTGGGGTTATATTGAAAAAACGTAGTATCGGATTTGTCTTGAAATTAATGGTTTAGCGAGACATGGGCACGATTGACGATTATCGAACCGGTAAAATTGTCGAGGGTATCCGGAAGGCAGAATCGGCGCTTGATAACAGAAATTCATTTTCGGCTGACGATCCGGTGTTCGGGCATATTCGGGAAAAGATTGTGGCTTTCAAGCCAGTCTGGATCGCGAAGGAACAGGCCGTCGAGATGATTCAGCAGTCGCGTACCCTTGCTGTCGGCGAGCGGGTTTGCCGGGCGTTGCATCCGGAGTCGCCGGAAACGCAAACCGTGTTTCTCGACGAGCTTGCCGAAGCGATGGCGGGGGCAGGCAAGGCCGAAATCGTGACGACGGCGGAGGCGGCGCAGCTCGTCAACCGGCAGTCGCGCGACCGGATCATCGCCTCGATGGTGAGCGGCAACTACCTCGAACTCTGCTCGGCGCACCCTTCTGATTGCATCTTCTGCAAAGCTGAACGAGCTGGAATCAGGTGTTTTCCGGAGACTCTTCGGTAGC
This portion of the Chlorobaculum parvum NCIB 8327 genome encodes:
- the menH gene encoding 2-succinyl-6-hydroxy-2,4-cyclohexadiene-1-carboxylate synthase, which codes for MPNIPLHLTTVGNPSLPKIVFLHGFLGSGSDWLSFARKLEDRFCSILVDLPGHGETGIPADGDPELFFMQTVEALAGEIRQLSAGPCVLVGYSMGGRIGLALTLRYPELFSKAVIVSSSPGLRTEEEHAARRKSDEGIARKIERNFEGFIQFWYDQPLFATLKSHDLFHEVEAQRKQGSPENLACALRLLGTGNQPSFWDELPGNLLPMLFCVGEKDAKYVEIGKQMVELCPQSSLELFEHCGHTLHIEEPERFLASVSGLSKSKTEISLTKEFVP